One Pomacea canaliculata isolate SZHN2017 linkage group LG9, ASM307304v1, whole genome shotgun sequence DNA segment encodes these proteins:
- the LOC112572300 gene encoding translocon-associated protein subunit delta-like has protein sequence MPVSLRECGFYVYTPKRLKADDKKEIYQNDSPCQPSAIYIFNMASTGKLVAIVALCILPVIVRSDMCLVPQVTSQTYTTPETTVSTETVFIIEFSVTCKNGLKNMNLYAEFAGKTVPASKSGEPNKYQVSLSDEHKKLPSGTYQLRVFDEEGYAWLRKAQRSGENTENIKPLFTLEISHAGVWNGPLLQSEFVAAMTAIFVWWSAYTARSRLQQ, from the exons ATGCCGGTTTCACTGCGGGAATGTGGATTCTATGTGTACACACCGAAGCGAttgaaagcagacgacaaaaaagaaatttaccaGAATGATTCCCCTTGTCAACCCAGCGCCATCTATATTTTCAACATGGCGTCCACCGGTAAATTGGTTGCTATTGTGGCTCTCTGCATCCTCCCAGTCATCGTGAGAA GTGATATGTGTTTGGTCCCACAAGTTACATCGCAGACCTACACGACACCAGAAACAACAGTGTCAACAGAGACTGTTTTCATTATAGAATTTTCTGTCACATGCAAGAATGGTTTGAAA aatatgAACCTGTATGCAGAGTTTGCAGGCAAAACTGTGCCAGCTAGCAAAAGTGGTGAGCCTAACAAATACCAG gtgaGTCTCTCAGATGAACATAAGAAGCTTCCTTCTGGAACCTACCAGCTACGCGTATTTGATGAAGAAGGTTATGCCTGGTTGAGAAAG GCCCAAAGAAGTGgtgaaaacactgaaaacatcAAGCCACTTTTCACCTTGGAAATCAGTCATGCAGGTGTTTGGAATGGTCCACTGCTGCAAAGTGAATTTGTTGCTGCTATGACTGCTATTTTTGTGTGGTGGTCTGCATATACTGCAAGAAGCCGACTTCAACAGTAG